The Leptolyngbya sp. CCY15150 region GCTGCCAGCGCACCAACGCCTCAAAGCCCTCAATGCACTGATGTGCTAAAGATATAATAGGTTGATAGTGTACACTAAGCTCTTTCCGCTCAATGGCCCTCTGCAAGTCACTTTCGAGCTGAAGCTGACGAAGGGCATGGGTATGCATGGAAATATCAAAGACCTCATACTCGCCTCGACCTCGTTTCTTGGCACGATACATGGCTGTATCCGCGTCTCGCAAGAGCTGAGCTGGGTCAGTATAGTTACTAGCATGTAAGGTAATGCCAATACTGGCGCTAATAAAAACTTCTCGCCCATCCAGTAAAATAGGTGACTTGAGCACCCGATGGATACGATGGGCTACCTCAATGGCATCATTCATACCTTGGATGCCTTCTAGAAGCATTACGAACTCATCTCCCCCTAGTCGGGCGACCGTATCTCCCAGCCGTAGACAGGCTTGCAGTTGATTAGCCACAATCTGTAAGAGTTGATCGCCAATCGTATGACCCAGGCTATCGTTTACCATCTTAAAGCGATCTAAATCTAGAAATAAAACGGCGAATTGATAAGGAGGTGCTTGGGGATTACGAATAAGATGACGATGAGCGATGTGTAGGATATGCCCTAGGCGATCCATAAACAGTGCCCGGTTTGGCAGTCCTGTTAACGTATCATGAAAGGCATCATGGCGAAGCTGAGCCTCTATTTTTTGGCGCTCAACTAGCTCTGTTTGGGCCTGCTGATACAGTTGAGCTTGATGAATCGCGATCGCACATTGGTCAGCAATCGCTTTGACTAAAGCAACCTCGTCATCTGTCCAACTGCGTTGGCGATCGCACTGTTGTAGGCAAATACCGCCTAGATAGGTTTCTTGGTAGATCAGCGGCATTAAAATAGTAGACCGGATTTGATAAACTCGGGCGAGATCTTGAACATGCTCAACGTTAATATCTGCAATATCATGAATGATAATGGGGCGATCCTGGGTAATTTCCTCTTGGTAGTAATCATAAAAACTGCAGGCAATACCCAAGAGCATGTCTCGCTGCAACGTCGCGTGGCTGATATATTTAATCACCGAGTAGCTAGTATCTTGCTCTGACTCAGGCTGAAAGATAGTGCTGCGACTGACCCCCAGAGCTTCATGCAGTTGGTCAACTGTGGTTTGTAGTACGGCATCAAGCACTAAGGTTTTGCGCATCGCCTGCACAATTCGATTGACGATCGTTTCACGCCAGGCCTGCTGTTGAATTTGGGCGATCGCTGCCTTTTGATGATGTCGGAGTTTGAATTCCTCTAAAGCTCGCTTTAAGACCGTAGGCAAGCGAAACAACCGATCTTTGAGCACATAGTCAGTCATGCCCTGTCGAATACATTCAACGGCGGCCTCTTCTCCTAAGCTACCCGTAATTAAAATGAATGGAATATCTTGCTTAGCCTGCTTAAGCAGCTCAAAGACCTGCAACCCATTAAAACTGGGTAAGCGATAATCTGACAATACGCTATCGTAAGTATTGTGCTCCAAGAGTTGCTGGCAGCGCTCAGCCGTTGTGGCTGTGTCGTAGGTAAATGGAATGTCGGCAGACTCAAGGGCTAAGAGAATGAGTTCGACATCTTCGAGAACATCTTCGATAATCAATAACTTGAGTGGTGAGATCTCAACCTCCCAGACACCTTCGTCTAAACTATCAAGCGTGAGTTCGTACTCTTCCATCGACGTCCCTAGCAATGCGCCACTATCTTGAATAAATGTCTTGTTCTCTCAAGCAATTCGTCCTGTTAGAGCTTATGTCTTTAACCTTTCTTTGCAAGCAATCTGCTAGAGAAATGCAGATAAACCATAAATCAGATGGCTCAAACAGGTCTCATGGTGCCATGGGGTTTACGAAACTGTGCGCTTATTCATGATCGCTTGAGAAAAAAGCTGATCGTAGACCTGTTGTTGCACCACAAACGTTGCATGGCTTTCACCTTCATCATATTTTGGGCAACAGCGATCTGATGAAACCCTTTGTGACCCGATCATTCAACATGCTTATGCAAGAAGAGCGACCTGATGAACCAAAGAACATAAATTCGCTACTCTAAGCTATTCAACGCTCTTTCATCTTCATAGAGGAGTCCCGAATGTTGATTTATCTTAACATTTACGACATGCCTGTCAACTATAGCAGGTTATTGATCAAGTTAAGTGAGTTCTACATGCTTTAAGCACCGGCATACTCTGTTGAAATAATGCGAGACGGAAGATTTTATGAGGGCTTTAACGAACAGCCTAGAAGACTAGGCGATCGCCATGATGTTAACGGTAGTGTTCTACTATTCTGACCTCGAATCATGCAATTGACAACCGCACGACGCCCATAGGGGGATCGGTTATGCTGACTCCAGTAAGACCCACGTCAATCCGCAGCTAGTTCAATCCGCCCAAGCTTGAACGCCAGAACAAGTTGTCCCAACGAAGCTATTGACATCGATCAACAAGCCCTAGCAAAATTTCCATACCGAGCGTTGCTATCCTAACGTTCTTTCATGGGCGTTGCTGAATGAGGCTATAAAATTAGGGTAGTGTTCAAACGTTGTCATCTTATGCTGCCAGCGCTCCCGCGTTAACACCTGCCTTGGCCGCTCCTGCAGCTCTTGAGGTCTAGGCGTAGGAGCGTCGCTGGGAGCATTCCCACGCTCAGCGTAGGAACGATATCAACGTTCTCTCATGGGCGTTGCTGCATGAGGCTATGACATCGGAATGGCAACAAGATGCTCGCCCTCATAGCTCATTCACCATCAAGGTCGTGTAAGCGGTTTGCTCACTGTTCTTCAGCGCAAATCCTATCATGATTCAGCAACGACCTTGATGATTCTCAGATTTCCAGCGCTGAACTCGTGAGCCTGGGTTCAGGACTGAGTACAACGGGCGTAGTTAGGTTGCCTCACTTATTCTCTGCCCAGAGTTAATAAAGAATGTTAACGCAGGATCCATTCACAGTGGTTGAGTTGCATCCAATAGACTCCCACCCGTCGAGATAGATCTTGGAACTGCTCGCTATCTTGGGGCTTCACCACATAGCTGTTCACGCCTAGCCGATAGCAGGCGGTGATATCGTGATGTTCGTTAGATGCTGTCATGACGACGACGACTAACTGTTTCGTCCGAGGATGGTTACGGATGACTTCTAAGACTTCTAGTCCGCTAATTTTGGGTAACTTGAGGTCAAGCAGTACCAATCGCGGTAATGGACGGGGCGATGCTTCTTCTGCTGAACTCAGCAGGTAGTGTAATGCACCTTCACCATCTTGTTCCACATCAATTTGGTTGATGAAAGGATAATCCTCTAACGCTAGACGAATGAGTTCGATGTCGTTGGGATCATCTTCAACAACCAAAAGACGAGATGTATTAATCACCATAGTACGAATAAGCCAATCAATGGAGAAGACGCTAGGGCCGACTGCACAGTTTTTTCTAGATGACATGCCAGAGGCTGAGTGCTGCACGCTATCTGCTCACTCTCTTCTGAAATGTTGATGCTATGTGCCGTGTGCTAACGTGCGAAATGTGTCAGCCGACTCAATGAAAGTTTAAGGGAAATTACGTATGGAGATGTTCTAACTAACCAATAGGTCTCAACTGGGGGCGGGCCACTAAGCTCGTATTGGTTAGGGTTTTAGAACGAGAGGGCGATCGCTCTAACCAACTGGATGTACAACTATAGCTCAACTATGATGATTTGTCAGTAATCTTACTGAGAAGACGATGCGTGGATTTCTACAGAAAAGCTATGACTGTTAGCATCTCTATAGGGTTCACTTACTCCTAGTATATAACATTTTATACCAAAGTATTCCTCATACGTAGCTAACTTGGATCAATGACCATTCGCTCCTCTAGCTCCTCAGTCATCTAGGGGAACCTGGTTGAGCATCATCCAGTAGAACCCGACTTGACAGGCTACATCCATAAATTGCTTGAAGTCCAACGGCTTCACAATATAACTATTAACCCCCAGCTCATAACAGGTGCTGAGATCTTGGTTCTCCGCTGACGATGTCATGACGACTACAACCAGATCCTTCGTTTGGGGATGGGCGCGAATTGCTCGTAGAACCTGTAGCCCATCTACTTTAGGGAGCTTGAGATCCAGTAAAACTAGGCGTGGCAAGAGGTGGGGTGCTGATGTTTCTCCAGAACCATGCAAATAGCTA contains the following coding sequences:
- a CDS encoding EAL domain-containing protein encodes the protein MEEYELTLDSLDEGVWEVEISPLKLLIIEDVLEDVELILLALESADIPFTYDTATTAERCQQLLEHNTYDSVLSDYRLPSFNGLQVFELLKQAKQDIPFILITGSLGEEAAVECIRQGMTDYVLKDRLFRLPTVLKRALEEFKLRHHQKAAIAQIQQQAWRETIVNRIVQAMRKTLVLDAVLQTTVDQLHEALGVSRSTIFQPESEQDTSYSVIKYISHATLQRDMLLGIACSFYDYYQEEITQDRPIIIHDIADINVEHVQDLARVYQIRSTILMPLIYQETYLGGICLQQCDRQRSWTDDEVALVKAIADQCAIAIHQAQLYQQAQTELVERQKIEAQLRHDAFHDTLTGLPNRALFMDRLGHILHIAHRHLIRNPQAPPYQFAVLFLDLDRFKMVNDSLGHTIGDQLLQIVANQLQACLRLGDTVARLGGDEFVMLLEGIQGMNDAIEVAHRIHRVLKSPILLDGREVFISASIGITLHASNYTDPAQLLRDADTAMYRAKKRGRGEYEVFDISMHTHALRQLQLESDLQRAIERKELSVHYQPIISLAHQCIEGFEALVRWQHPEHGMISPDEFIPIAEDTGLIMLIDVWVLQEACHQLYQWQQDFPALSALTMNVNLSGKQFSHAELIAQIDYILETSHISGSQLKLEITESVLIENSDVATTILSELQARQIRVCLDDFGTGYSSLSYLHRFPISTLKIDRSFITPLETDIDKFEIVKAIVNLALNLGLNVVAEGVETTRQLSYLKSVTCHAAQGYHFARPLPSKAASEFIHNHLFNQSMTP
- a CDS encoding response regulator — its product is MVINTSRLLVVEDDPNDIELIRLALEDYPFINQIDVEQDGEGALHYLLSSAEEASPRPLPRLVLLDLKLPKISGLEVLEVIRNHPRTKQLVVVVMTASNEHHDITACYRLGVNSYVVKPQDSEQFQDLSRRVGVYWMQLNHCEWILR
- a CDS encoding response regulator is translated as MFPFILEIYKTIIHKPVSSKLENTVKIEPTRILLVEDDPNDVELIQLALESHHFVNQMDIVMDGAQALSYLHGSGETSAPHLLPRLVLLDLKLPKVDGLQVLRAIRAHPQTKDLVVVVMTSSAENQDLSTCYELGVNSYIVKPLDFKQFMDVACQVGFYWMMLNQVPLDD